Proteins co-encoded in one Nicotiana sylvestris chromosome 7, ASM39365v2, whole genome shotgun sequence genomic window:
- the LOC104248688 gene encoding aquaporin PIP2-2-like produces the protein MSLFFGEQMAKDTEVGTEYAPKDYQDPPPAPLIDPEELGKWSFYRAIIAEFIATLLFLYITVLTVIGYKSQIDPDHNGEQCGGVGILGIAWAFGGMIFVLVYCTAGISGGHINPAVTFGLFLARKVSLVRAIMYMLAQCLGAICGCGLVKAFQKAYYVKYGGGANTLNDGYNTGTGLGAEIIGTFVLVYTVFAATDPKRNARDSHVPVLAPLPIGFAVFMVHLATIPVTGTGINPARSFGAAVIYGKEKAWDDQVSKYFSFLFKTTWIYFALYVFLPPPPPPKKLQ, from the exons ATGAGTCTATTTTTTGGTGAACAAATGGCTAAGGACACTGAAGTTGGCACAGAATACGCCCCAAAAGACTACCAAGACCCACCCCCTGCACCCTTAATTGACCCTGAGGAGCTAGGAAAATGGTCATTTTACAGAGCCATAATAGCTGAATTCATAGCCACTTTATTATTTCTCTACATTACTGTCCTCACTGTGATTGGATACAAGAGCCAAATTGACCCTGACCATAACGGTGAACAATGTGGTGGTGTTGGAATTCTTGGAATTGCATGGGCATTTGGGGGCATGATTTTTGTCCTTGTTTATTGTACTGCTGGTATTTCTGGTGGACATATTAACCCTGCTGTTACATTTGGACTATTCTTGGCTAGGAAAGTGTCGTTGGTTCGCGCAATTATGTATATGTTGGCTCAGTGTTTAGGAGCCATCTGTGGTTGTGGTTTGGTGAAGGCATTTCAGAAGGCGTACTATGTTAAGTATGGTGGTGGTGCTAATACGTTGAATGATGGTTATAATACAGGTACCGGTTTGGGTGCTGAAATTATTGGCACATTTGTTCTTGTTTACACTGTTTTTGCTGCTACTGATCCTAAGAGAAATGCCAGAGACTCTCATGTTCCT GTGTTGGCACCACTTCCAATTGGATTTGCTGTGTTTATGGTTCATTTGGCTACAATTCCTGTAACTGGAACTGGTATTAACCCAGCTAGAAGTTTTGGAGCTGCTGTTATTTATGGTAAAGAAAAAGCATGGGATGACCAAGTAAGCAAatacttttcttttttgtttaaaaCCACTTGGATATATTTTGCCCTTTATGTATtcctcccccctccccctcccccaaaAAAACTACAATAA